One window of Schistocerca cancellata isolate TAMUIC-IGC-003103 chromosome 9, iqSchCanc2.1, whole genome shotgun sequence genomic DNA carries:
- the LOC126100402 gene encoding uncharacterized protein LOC126100402 translates to MVMPYQMCNTAQQGLIPTIWSMLRNNHTLCNGSKVIIMVHQGWTRTTLLLCSMVTPHQMCHTAKSRLHPLNSRMRTVSVCNMSNLVKRKPHPLKLSEQHVSLDYAMSRSSEGGPNHLDLGTNVK, encoded by the exons ATGGTTATGCCATACCAAATGTGCAACACAGCGCAACAG GGCTTGATACCCACAATCTGGTCCATGTTGCGGAACAACCACACACTATGTAATGGCAGTAAGGTTATCATCATGGTGCATCAG GGGTGGACACGAACCACATTGTTGCTGTGCAGCATGGTTACACCACATCAAATGTGCCACACAGCAAAG TCCAGATTACATCCACTCAACAGCAGAATGAGAACGGTCTCAGTTTGCAATATGAGCAACTTGGTGAAAAGGAAACCCCATCCCTTGAAGCTGAGTGAGCAGCACGTCAG TCTGGATTATGCTATGTCAAGGAGCAGTGAGGGAGGTCCAAATCATTTGGATCTTGGCACTAATGTCAAGTGA